The Mycobacterium riyadhense sequence CGACAATGACGAACCCAGCTATCGTGGGCCCAAGGTCACACCCGACGAGGTGGCCGACGGCATTATCGCGGCCTTGGGCAGTGACCGCTTTGAGCATTATCTCCCGGACCTGAAACCGGTTGTCGATGTCAAGAACGCGGACCTGGACGCCTTCATCGCGGGCGCGGCCAACATCGCGCGATGAGAGCACTCGTTTACGGCGTTCCGCCGGAGCCTTACCAGGTTCCCGGAACTGCCAACCCGCTAGTCGAGAACTTGGCCCGCACTCCGACGGCATTACGTGAAGTTCCGGATCCGCAACTGCTGCACCAGGATTGGGTGATCACCCGGCCCAGGCTTACCGGAATCTGTGGGTCGGACTCCAAGCAGATTCTGCTGGATTTCGGTGAGGGTGACGCCGACAACGCGATGGCGGCATTCTGTTCCTTCCCGCAAGTCATGGGCCACGAGGTGGTCGCCGACGTGGTTGAACTAGGCCCCAAGGCCCGCGGGCTGCGGGTGGGGCAGCGGGTGGTGCTCAACCCCTGGCTGTCATGCGGGCCGCGTGGTATCGAGCCACCGTGCCCGGCCTGCGAAAGCGGCGATTACAGCCTGTGCTGGAGCTTTGCCGACGGTGACATCAAGCCCGGCATCCACACCGGCGTCTCGGCCGACGTGACCGGCGGATACGCCGAGTTGATGCCCGCCCACGACAGCATGCTGTTTGCGGTTCCCGATTCCGTGCCCGATGAAGCCGCCGTATTCGCCGACCCGTTCTCGGTGTCCCTGCATGCGATCACCCGCCATCCGCCGCCCCGCTCCGGCCGAGCTCTGGTGTACGGCGCCGGCTCACTCGGGTTGTGCGCGGTCGCGATCCTGCGGGCGCTGTATCCGGATGTTGCGGTGGCCGTCGTGGCGCGGTTCGCGGCCCAAGCGGAGCTGGCCCGCTGGTTCGGGGCCGCGAAAGTCCTTGCGCACGAGCCGCGTCTGGCAATCATCGAGGATCTGGTCGCCTGGGGCGGCGGCCGGCTGCGGCGGCCGTTCCTGGGTCTGCCAATGGCACACCCCGGTGCGGTTGATGTGGTCTACGACACCGTTGGCAAGCCGGAGACGTTCGAGGTCGGGGTGCGAGTGCTTACTGCCCGGGGGATGCTGGTGAAGGCCGGTGTCCATGGCCCCGGGCGGTGGGAGTGGAGTCCGCTGTACTTCAAAGAGATCAGCTGGGTCGGTTCCAACGCTTTCGGCATCGAGGAGGTCGGCGGGCAGCGCAAGCACGCCATCGCCCACTATCTTGATCTGGTCGCACGCGGCCGAATCGACCTGCGTCCCATGCTCACTCATACTTTCCCACTGGAGCGGTGGCGCGACGCATTCCTGGCGATTGCCAGCCAGGGCGACAGCGGCGCCGTCAAGGTGGCCATAGATCAGCGCTAGTCCGGGCGGGTGGCGCGATAGTAGGTGAGCCGTCCGACGAAGCGGTGCCGATGCGAGGCGACCTCGGTGCATTCGAGCCCCGCGGCGCGCAGCAGTCGAGGGATGGCGTCGCCGAGGTTGCCTGCGGCGTGGTGGCTGCGCTTGAGGAGCCTCGCCCCGAGGCCATCGCGGGTGGTCAGGTCGCCGCCGATGTCGACTAGGTGCAGCCTGCCTCCGGGACGCAGGACCCGGAAAATCTCCGCCGCCGCTGCGGGTTTCGCTTCGTCGTCGAGATGGTGCAGCATCATCGACGACAACACCCTGTCGAATTCGCCGTCGGTGTAGGGCAACCGCTGAGCGTAGCCGCGTTCGAAGCGAATCCCGGTCAGCCGGTTGGCCTTTTGCTGAGCCCGGCGTAGGGCCCGCGGGTCGGGATCGGATCCGATCACTTCGGCCGAGGGATGAGCGTGCTTTACCCGGGTCGTGAGATTGCCAGTGCCGCAGCCAATTTCCAAGACACGCTGGTCGGCAGCGATTTCGGCCTGGGCGATGAGTGTCTCATAGACCTTGTTGAAGCCCATTAAGCGGGTGAGCAAGTCGTAACCGGGAAGCAGCGCGTCGTGGCCGGCGGCTGGGAGGTAGTTATGTGGATGATATTTGGTCACAATGTCTATAGTGAATGATTGGTTCGCTGAATAATTGGGTGATCATCACCAAAAGTTGGACTATCTTTGACACCATGACGCACGCCACTCGGCTGACCCGCCATCGTGGCGGCGTGCCCATCTATGAGTATCGATCCGATCCGGACACGCCTCCGGTATCGGTGGTCCGAGGCAGCCGCGCCGACCTGGGCGAACGGGGTCGTCACATTCATGATTTCCCGGCGCTCTGGTATGCCGCCGGTGCGGGCCTGGTGTACGTGGCGGCCGCAGGTGAGGTGCTCGACCCCGGACAGCTGGACCACCTCGAAGCCGGGGTCGCGGTGTTCTTCGATCCCGCTGCTCTTGGTGAGGACGCGCGCTCGCCCTGGCCGTCGTGGCGGGCGCACCCGCTGCTCTTCCCGTTCCTGCACGGACGTTCCGGAGGCATGCTGCGCCTGGAGGTGCCCAGAGCCCGGCGGCCAGCGTGGGAGGACGCGATCCGTTCGATCGAATCGGAGCTGGCCGCGCGGCAGGAGGGCTATCGGCAGGCGGCGCTGGCGCACCTGACGGTGCTGCTGATCGAGCTTGCGCGCCTGGCCCGTGACGTGGTGGCCGATCTGAGGCGCAGTGGTGAACCGCTGCTGGCCGAAGTGTTCGCGGTAATCGACCGGCGTCACACCCAGCCACTGTCGCTGCGCGACGTGGCTCGCGAACTCGGCATGACGCCCGGCCACCTGACCACCGTCGTGCGCCGCCGCACCGGGCGCACCGTGCAGGAGTGGATCATCGAACGCCGCATGGCAGATGCTCGCGACTTGCTGGCCAATACCGATCTTGCGGTCAGCGAAGTCGCGAGGCGGGTCGGCGTGTCAGATCCCGGCTATTTCAGCAGGCTATTCGCCCGGATGCACGGCACCTCGCCACGAAAGTGGCGCGGGTAGGTCGAGATCCGGCATGTGTTAACATGCATGCATGCGGACAACCGTGGAGATTACCGACGAGCAGCATCGCGCGTTGAGTGCGATTGCCCAGCGCAGGGGCGTCCGCGGCTTCTCAACGCTCGTCCAGGAAGCGCTGGATGGGTATCTCGCGAACTTGAATACCGACGAAGTGGACCTGCTGCTGGGGCTCGAAGGCACGCTCACCGAGTCTGAGGCCCAAGAGGTGTCCACGCGTATCGATGACGCAAGAACCACATGGCGGATCTCGTAGTCGTCGACACCGATCTGGTGATCGACTTTCTCCGCGGCGTAGGTCCGGGAGCGCGGCTGGTCCGCGAGTTGATCGTTAGCCATCGCCTCCGTATCACCGCCGTGACCGCCTTCGAACTGCGCGTCGGCACCGACTTCCTGGCGCGCCGCGATGTCATCCTTCGACTGACGCGCTTGCGCACCTTCCCGCTCGACGCGGCAAGCGCGCTTCGTGCGGGCGCAGTTGCCGCGAGTTTGCGAGGAGCCGGCCAAGACATCGGGCTAGCCGACTGTATGCAGGCGGGCATCTGCTTGAACCACGACTTGCCCTTCGCTACGCGTAACCGCAAGCATTTCAACCGGGTGGAAGGGTTGCGGCTGCTCGACGTCGCCGCCGGTTAGGTCCGGGCGGCGTGGTGTTCACATTCGTCAACTGCCTATCGGGAGTTCGCGCGCAGGTAACTGTAGACGCCGGCGAAGTTGCGGTTCACATCCTCGGGAATGGCTACTGGACCGCCGAGAGCGCGTGCACCCCAAACGATTTGGGCGGTACGCTCGACCAGCGCGGTGATGTGCAGCACCTTGTCGGGTCGGGGCCCGATGGCCACCAAACCGTGGTTGGCGATCAGCGCAGCGCCGCGGCCTTCCAGCGCCTTGACCGCGTTGATGCCCACTTCGGGTGTGCCGGAGGCGGCGTACTGCGTGCAACGGACGTCCCCGCCGCAATAGACCGCGAATTCGTCAATGCACGCCGGAATCGGCTCATGTGCGATGGCGAACATGGTCGCCCACACGGGATGGCTGTGGATGACGCTGCCGATGTCGTCGAACGCCTCGTAACACGCCAGGTGCAGCTTCATCTCGGTCGACGGCAGGCGGCCGTCTTTGGCTTGCAGCACAGCACCTTTCGGGTCGACCAGCACCAGGTCGTCGAGGGCCATGTCGGCGTAGTCGACCGACGACGGGGTAACGACCACGTTGCCGTCGGAACGCCGGGCTGAGATGTTGCCCGCCGTTCCCTCGACCAGGCCCCTGCGCAGCATGTCCTTGGCAGCCGCCAGTACCGCTTCTTCCGGATTGACCACCGATTTCACGGATGTCACGAGCCGAGCACCTCCGGGTTGACGATATGGGCGGGCGTGTTGCCGGATAGCAGCGCCTCCAGGCCGTCGGCGACCATTTGCGCCTGCCGGACCTCAGTGTTCCACGTGGCCCCTCCGATATGTGGGGTGAGCACCACGTTGGGCATGGCCGCCAGCGGGTGGTCGGTCGGCAGCCATTCGCCGGCGAAATGGTCCAAACCGGCGGCGGCGACCTTGCCGGTGCGCAGGGCGTGCACGAGTGCGTCGGTGTCATGCAGTTGGGCCCGGGCGGTGTTGAGGAACACGACCCCATCGCGCATCGCCGCGAACTGCTCGGCACCGATCATGCCGGCGGTCTCGTCGGTGACCGGTGCGTGCAGGGAGACGACGTCGGATTCGGTCAGCAGTTCATCCAGGCTGTGCCGGGCGTCGTCGTTGTACGGGTCGCAGGCGATGACCCGCAGGCCTAGCCCGGACAGCCGCCACTGCGTAGCGCGGCCGACGGCGCCCAGGCCGACCAGCCCCGCGGTGCGCCCGGCGACCTCCCAACCGCGGAACCGCTGATAAGGGATCGTGCCGTCGCGAAACATATTGCCGGACCGCACATCTGAGTCTGCGGTCACTAGGTGACGGGTGGCGGCCAGCAGCAGCGCCACCGTCATCTCGGCGACCGCGTCGGCATTGCGGGCCGGGGTATGCAGCACCGGGATGCCGGCCGCGGTGGCGCCGGCGACGTCGACGTTGTTGGGATCCCCGCGGGTGGACGCTATGGCAATCAGGGCACGCGACCCCTGCTCGAACACCGGGCCGCTGACCGAATCACTTTCCACCACAACGACATCGGCAGCTTCGCTGGCAATCCGTTGGGCCAGCTGCTCGGCGCTGTAGATCCGCAACGGAGTCTGATCGATCCACGGGTCGTAGACCACATCGGCCAGCCGCTTCAGCTTGTCGAACCCCGGGCCACGCAGCGGGGCGGTCACCAGGGCGCGCGGTCGAGACGTCACGTATGCCAATGCTGGCGTACCGTAGCGCCCGTGTCACGTGAAGACGTCACGATCGGCATTGACGTCGGCACCACCGCGGTCAAAGCGATAGCCGCCGACGAGAGCGGCCACGTCAAGGCGCGGGTGCGGATTCCGTATCAGCTGCGGGTGCCGGCCCCCGACCAGCTAGAGCATGACGCCGAAGAGGCGTGGCGGCGTGGGCCATTGACGGCACTAGAACGGTTGGCTCAGCCGGGTGCTCGGGCGGTGGCCGTTTCGGCGATGGTGCCCTCGCTGACCGCCGTGGATGCTGCCGGCCGACCCGTTACACCCGGCTTGCTCTACGGCGACGTCAGGGGACGGGTGCCCGGTGCGTCACAAAGACCGGCGCAGCCGGTGCCCGCGGTGGGTGAGGCGGTCGAGTTTCTGCGCTGGACAGCGGCCCAGGCGCCGGACGCGGCCGGGTACTGGCCGGCACCGGCGGTGGCTAACCATGCGTTGGCGGGAGAGGCGGTGATCGATTACGCCACCGCGATCACGAGCCTTCCGCTGTTCGATGGGACTGGATGGAGCCCGGCGGTGTGCGCCGACTGCGGTGTGACGGTCGACCGCATGCCCCGGGTAGAAACCTTCGGCGTGGCTGCCGGGCAAGTGCACGGTACCGGCTCGGTGCTGGCGGTCGGCACCATCGACGCCTTGTGTGAACAGCTTGTCGCCGGCGCCGACAACGACGGCGACGTGCTGGTGCTGTGCGGTGCCACATTGATCGTGTGGACGACCATCTCGGAGGCTCGGCAGATGCCCGGCCTCTGGACCATCCCGCATACCACCGCAGGTAAGAGCCAGATCGGCGGCGCAAGCAATGCCGGCGGGTTGTTCCTCGGTTGGGTGGATCGCGTCATCGGGCCGGGCGATCCGGAGCAGGTCGATCCGCGGCGGGTGCCGGTGTGGTTGCCGTACATACGCGGCGAGCGCACTCCTCTGCACGATCCAGATCGCCGCGCTGTGCTCGACGGTTTAGATCTCACTCAGGATGCGGCGGCGGTGCGGCGGGCGGCATATGAGGCATCCGCGTTCGTCGTCCGCCAACTCATCGAGCTGAGTGGCGCGCCGGTCTCGCGCATCGTCGCTTCGGGCGGCGGCACTCGGGTGCAGCCCTGGATGCAGGCCATCGCCGACGCGACCGGTCGTCCGGTGCGGGTGTCCCGGGTGGCCGAGGGGGCGGCGCTGGGTGCGGCTTTCCTCGCGCGCATGGCCGTAGGTTTGGAAACGACCATCGCCGACGCGGCCCGGTGGGCCCGGATCGAGCGCGTCGTTGAGCCTCGGCCGGCCTGGACGGGGCCGACCAAAGACCGCTATCGCCGGTTCCTCGAACTCAGCGGATCAAGGCTGGCTTAACGGTGGCGCGATACCCGGTATGTCGTTCTACCCTTATGCAATGACAGACCACGACCAGACCGCAGCCCGTCGCGAGATCGCAGATGCCTTGCTCGCCGCACTCGAACGCCGGCATGAGGTAACCGACGCCATCGTGGAGGCCGAGAACAAAGCCGCCGCGGTCGAGGCGATCGTCGCACTGCTCGGCACGTCACACCTCGGCGCTGAAGCCGTGATGAGCATGTCGCTGGACCAACTCACCCAGGACGTTCGCAAGAAGATCCTCGCCGAACTTGAAGACCTGAACAAACAGCTCAGCTTCACCCTCAAAGAGCGCCCGGCGAGTTCGGGTGAAACCCTCGAGCTGCGACCTTTCTCCGCCGCGGAGGATCGTGACATCTTCGCCACGCGCACCGCGGAAATCGGCGCCGCCGGCGACGGATCCGGTGGACCGGCAGGTAGCGTCGACGACGAGATCCGCGCGGCGATGCGACGCGTGCGGGACGAAGAGGCTGCGTGG is a genomic window containing:
- a CDS encoding zinc-dependent alcohol dehydrogenase; translation: MRALVYGVPPEPYQVPGTANPLVENLARTPTALREVPDPQLLHQDWVITRPRLTGICGSDSKQILLDFGEGDADNAMAAFCSFPQVMGHEVVADVVELGPKARGLRVGQRVVLNPWLSCGPRGIEPPCPACESGDYSLCWSFADGDIKPGIHTGVSADVTGGYAELMPAHDSMLFAVPDSVPDEAAVFADPFSVSLHAITRHPPPRSGRALVYGAGSLGLCAVAILRALYPDVAVAVVARFAAQAELARWFGAAKVLAHEPRLAIIEDLVAWGGGRLRRPFLGLPMAHPGAVDVVYDTVGKPETFEVGVRVLTARGMLVKAGVHGPGRWEWSPLYFKEISWVGSNAFGIEEVGGQRKHAIAHYLDLVARGRIDLRPMLTHTFPLERWRDAFLAIASQGDSGAVKVAIDQR
- a CDS encoding class I SAM-dependent methyltransferase; protein product: MTKYHPHNYLPAAGHDALLPGYDLLTRLMGFNKVYETLIAQAEIAADQRVLEIGCGTGNLTTRVKHAHPSAEVIGSDPDPRALRRAQQKANRLTGIRFERGYAQRLPYTDGEFDRVLSSMMLHHLDDEAKPAAAAEIFRVLRPGGRLHLVDIGGDLTTRDGLGARLLKRSHHAAGNLGDAIPRLLRAAGLECTEVASHRHRFVGRLTYYRATRPD
- a CDS encoding helix-turn-helix transcriptional regulator — translated: MTHATRLTRHRGGVPIYEYRSDPDTPPVSVVRGSRADLGERGRHIHDFPALWYAAGAGLVYVAAAGEVLDPGQLDHLEAGVAVFFDPAALGEDARSPWPSWRAHPLLFPFLHGRSGGMLRLEVPRARRPAWEDAIRSIESELAARQEGYRQAALAHLTVLLIELARLARDVVADLRRSGEPLLAEVFAVIDRRHTQPLSLRDVARELGMTPGHLTTVVRRRTGRTVQEWIIERRMADARDLLANTDLAVSEVARRVGVSDPGYFSRLFARMHGTSPRKWRG
- a CDS encoding type II toxin-antitoxin system VapC family toxin, whose translation is MADLVVVDTDLVIDFLRGVGPGARLVRELIVSHRLRITAVTAFELRVGTDFLARRDVILRLTRLRTFPLDAASALRAGAVAASLRGAGQDIGLADCMQAGICLNHDLPFATRNRKHFNRVEGLRLLDVAAG
- a CDS encoding L-fuculose-phosphate aldolase is translated as MKSVVNPEEAVLAAAKDMLRRGLVEGTAGNISARRSDGNVVVTPSSVDYADMALDDLVLVDPKGAVLQAKDGRLPSTEMKLHLACYEAFDDIGSVIHSHPVWATMFAIAHEPIPACIDEFAVYCGGDVRCTQYAASGTPEVGINAVKALEGRGAALIANHGLVAIGPRPDKVLHITALVERTAQIVWGARALGGPVAIPEDVNRNFAGVYSYLRANSR
- a CDS encoding NAD(P)-dependent oxidoreductase; protein product: MTSRPRALVTAPLRGPGFDKLKRLADVVYDPWIDQTPLRIYSAEQLAQRIASEAADVVVVESDSVSGPVFEQGSRALIAIASTRGDPNNVDVAGATAAGIPVLHTPARNADAVAEMTVALLLAATRHLVTADSDVRSGNMFRDGTIPYQRFRGWEVAGRTAGLVGLGAVGRATQWRLSGLGLRVIACDPYNDDARHSLDELLTESDVVSLHAPVTDETAGMIGAEQFAAMRDGVVFLNTARAQLHDTDALVHALRTGKVAAAGLDHFAGEWLPTDHPLAAMPNVVLTPHIGGATWNTEVRQAQMVADGLEALLSGNTPAHIVNPEVLGS
- a CDS encoding xylulokinase, coding for MSREDVTIGIDVGTTAVKAIAADESGHVKARVRIPYQLRVPAPDQLEHDAEEAWRRGPLTALERLAQPGARAVAVSAMVPSLTAVDAAGRPVTPGLLYGDVRGRVPGASQRPAQPVPAVGEAVEFLRWTAAQAPDAAGYWPAPAVANHALAGEAVIDYATAITSLPLFDGTGWSPAVCADCGVTVDRMPRVETFGVAAGQVHGTGSVLAVGTIDALCEQLVAGADNDGDVLVLCGATLIVWTTISEARQMPGLWTIPHTTAGKSQIGGASNAGGLFLGWVDRVIGPGDPEQVDPRRVPVWLPYIRGERTPLHDPDRRAVLDGLDLTQDAAAVRRAAYEASAFVVRQLIELSGAPVSRIVASGGGTRVQPWMQAIADATGRPVRVSRVAEGAALGAAFLARMAVGLETTIADAARWARIERVVEPRPAWTGPTKDRYRRFLELSGSRLA
- a CDS encoding GNAT family N-acetyltransferase translates to MTDHDQTAARREIADALLAALERRHEVTDAIVEAENKAAAVEAIVALLGTSHLGAEAVMSMSLDQLTQDVRKKILAELEDLNKQLSFTLKERPASSGETLELRPFSAAEDRDIFATRTAEIGAAGDGSGGPAGSVDDEIRAAMRRVRDEEAAWFVAVDSGEKVGLVFGELVHGEVDVRIWIHPDHRKKGYGTAALRKSRSEMAWAFPAVPMVARAPAAHPS